From Amphritea atlantica, a single genomic window includes:
- a CDS encoding trans-2-enoyl-CoA reductase family protein has translation MIIKPKIRGFICTTTHPTGCERNIQEQIDYTKAQGPIENGPKRVLVIGSSSGYGMSSRISAAFGCGAATIGVFFEKPATERKTGTAGWYNAAFFDQKAHEAGLYAKSLNGDAFSNEAKQKTIDLIKEDLGQIDLVVYSLASPVRKLPDTGEVIRSCLKPIGETYRSTAIDTNKDVIIEAEVEPATEQEVADTVTVMGGQDWELWVNALDEAGVLAEGCKTVAYSYIGTDITWPIYWDGALGQAKKDVDRAAAELNSKLAEKGGSANVAVLKSVVTQASSAIPVMPLYLSMVFKIMRQEGVHEGCMEQVFRLFNTAIAGDSGKMDDENRMRMDDWELRDDIQQKCREMWPAITTENLFEMTDYQFYKDEFLKLFGFGIEGVDYDADVSPLVEFDVIDI, from the coding sequence ATGATTATCAAACCGAAGATTCGTGGCTTTATCTGTACCACAACACATCCAACAGGTTGTGAACGCAATATTCAGGAACAGATCGATTACACCAAGGCGCAGGGGCCGATTGAGAACGGGCCTAAGCGGGTGTTGGTGATCGGTTCTTCCAGCGGTTATGGCATGTCGTCACGTATCTCCGCAGCATTTGGTTGTGGTGCAGCCACCATCGGTGTGTTTTTTGAAAAGCCTGCGACCGAAAGAAAAACCGGTACTGCAGGTTGGTATAACGCAGCCTTCTTTGATCAGAAAGCTCATGAGGCCGGTCTCTATGCCAAGAGCCTCAATGGTGATGCGTTCTCCAATGAAGCCAAGCAGAAAACCATTGATCTGATTAAAGAAGATCTTGGACAGATCGATCTGGTGGTGTACTCATTGGCATCTCCGGTACGCAAACTGCCTGACACCGGTGAAGTGATTCGCTCATGCCTGAAACCTATCGGTGAAACCTACCGTTCAACTGCGATTGATACGAACAAAGATGTGATTATCGAAGCGGAAGTTGAACCGGCAACCGAGCAGGAAGTGGCGGATACCGTCACTGTCATGGGCGGTCAGGACTGGGAACTGTGGGTCAATGCTCTGGATGAAGCCGGTGTGCTTGCTGAAGGCTGTAAGACGGTTGCCTATAGCTATATCGGAACTGATATCACCTGGCCTATCTACTGGGATGGCGCGCTGGGCCAGGCGAAGAAAGATGTTGATCGTGCCGCAGCAGAGCTGAACAGTAAGCTTGCTGAAAAGGGCGGCAGTGCCAATGTGGCGGTACTGAAATCTGTTGTGACACAAGCCAGTTCTGCAATCCCTGTGATGCCTCTGTACCTCTCGATGGTTTTCAAAATCATGCGTCAGGAAGGCGTTCATGAAGGTTGTATGGAGCAGGTATTCCGTCTGTTCAATACTGCGATCGCCGGCGATAGCGGTAAGATGGATGATGAAAACCGGATGCGCATGGATGACTGGGAACTGCGGGATGATATTCAGCAGAAATGTCGTGAAATGTGGCCAGCCATCACCACTGAAAACCTGTTTGAGATGACCGATTATCAGTTCTATAAAGACGAATTTCTGAAGCTGTTTGGTTTTGGTATCGAGGGTGTTGATTACGACGCGGATGTCAGTCCTCTGGTTGAGTTTGATGTGATCGATATCTGA
- a CDS encoding FAD-binding protein has translation MAILIIAEHDNQSLKGATLNAVTAATQIGGDIHILVAGAGCQAVADEASAVAGVSKVLLADNAAYEHQLAENVSLLVAELGRDYGHVIAPATTAGKNLMPRVAALLDVAQLSDVLRVDSEDTFARPIYAGNAIATVKSLDAIKVITIRGTGFDAAAAEGGSAAIEAVAAVHDAGISSFIGEEMAKSDRPELTAAGVIVSGGRGMGNGENFALLESLADKLGAAVGASRAAVDAGFVPNDMQVGQTGKIVAPDLYIAVGISGAIQHLAGMKDSKVIVAINKDEEAPIFSVADYGLVADLFDAVPELDAKL, from the coding sequence ATGGCTATTCTGATTATTGCTGAACACGATAACCAGTCACTTAAAGGTGCAACTCTCAACGCTGTAACTGCAGCCACTCAGATTGGCGGGGATATCCATATCCTGGTTGCCGGTGCCGGATGTCAGGCGGTTGCTGATGAGGCGTCTGCTGTTGCGGGGGTGAGTAAAGTACTGCTGGCCGATAATGCGGCCTATGAGCATCAGCTGGCAGAAAATGTCAGCCTGCTGGTAGCAGAGCTGGGGCGTGATTACGGTCACGTTATTGCACCGGCCACCACTGCGGGTAAAAACCTGATGCCCCGGGTGGCAGCATTGCTGGATGTGGCTCAGCTTTCTGATGTTCTTCGTGTTGACAGTGAAGATACTTTTGCCCGTCCTATTTATGCCGGTAATGCCATTGCGACCGTTAAATCTCTGGATGCGATCAAGGTGATCACCATTCGCGGTACCGGATTTGATGCGGCTGCAGCTGAAGGCGGTTCAGCGGCCATTGAGGCGGTTGCTGCGGTCCATGATGCCGGTATCTCAAGCTTTATCGGTGAGGAGATGGCCAAGAGTGATCGCCCGGAGCTGACCGCTGCGGGGGTTATTGTGTCCGGTGGCCGCGGCATGGGCAATGGTGAAAACTTTGCCCTGCTGGAGTCCCTGGCGGATAAGCTGGGTGCCGCCGTGGGGGCTTCCCGTGCGGCAGTGGACGCAGGCTTCGTGCCGAATGACATGCAGGTAGGCCAGACCGGTAAAATTGTTGCGCCGGATCTGTACATAGCTGTCGGTATCTCCGGGGCGATTCAGCACCTGGCAGGGATGAAAGATTCCAAAGTGATTGTTGCCATTAATAAAGATGAAGAGGCGCCTATCTTCTCTGTCGCGGACTATGGTCTGGTGGCCGATCTGTTTGACGCGGTACCTGAACTGGACGCTAAGCTTTAA
- a CDS encoding electron transfer flavoprotein subunit beta/FixA family protein: MKVLVTVKRVIDYNVKVRVKSDNSDVDLSNVKMAMNPFCEIAVEEAVRLKEAGVASEVVVVSLGPQAAQEQIRTALALGADRGILVQSDENLESLTVAKLLAKVIEEEQPGLVIMGKQAIDTDNNQTGQMLAALTGMPQGTFASEVKVSGDKVQVTREVDGGLQTVELNMPAIVTTDLRLNEPRYASLPNIMKAKRKPLDSKTPEDLGVAVKAHTQLLKVEPPAERKAGIKVASVEELVDKLKNEAKVI, from the coding sequence ATGAAAGTGCTGGTAACTGTCAAACGTGTTATCGACTACAACGTAAAAGTGCGGGTTAAGTCGGATAACAGTGACGTTGATCTGAGTAATGTAAAAATGGCGATGAATCCCTTTTGTGAGATCGCCGTAGAGGAAGCCGTACGTCTGAAGGAAGCAGGTGTCGCATCTGAGGTTGTCGTGGTATCACTGGGACCGCAGGCTGCTCAGGAGCAGATTCGCACAGCGCTGGCGTTGGGCGCTGACCGGGGTATCCTGGTTCAGTCGGATGAAAATCTGGAATCACTGACGGTTGCAAAACTGCTGGCTAAGGTGATCGAAGAGGAGCAGCCAGGCCTTGTGATCATGGGTAAGCAGGCGATCGATACCGATAATAACCAGACCGGTCAGATGCTGGCTGCGCTGACTGGTATGCCTCAGGGTACCTTTGCATCTGAAGTGAAAGTGTCCGGTGATAAAGTTCAGGTAACCCGTGAAGTGGATGGTGGCCTGCAGACGGTAGAGCTGAATATGCCAGCGATCGTGACCACGGACCTGCGTCTCAATGAACCCCGCTATGCGTCTTTGCCCAATATCATGAAAGCCAAGCGCAAACCGCTGGATAGCAAAACACCTGAAGATCTGGGTGTAGCCGTTAAAGCGCATACTCAACTGCTGAAGGTTGAACCACCCGCAGAGCGTAAGGCGGGTATTAAGGTTGCCTCCGTTGAGGAGCTGGTGGATAAACTGAAGAATGAAGCGAAGGTGATCTGA
- a CDS encoding propionyl-CoA synthetase: MGYNDEYRAAQQNPEAYWAEQAKRINWFKQPETILKKTPNGTFCWYPDGELNSCYLALDQHLETRGDQVALYYDSPATNSKQQITYRELHQKVALFAGSMKRLGVSKGDTVVIYMPMIPEAAVAMLACARLGAVHSVVFGGFAANEMAIRIDDAKPKLILTASCGIEFDKKIAYKPLVDKAIDLATHQPEYTIVCQRPMLQAEMNPERDLDWYACQQGAEPADCVPVKGSDPLYILYTSGTTGAPKGIVRDNGGHAVALNYALHNVYGMNPGDVWWGASDIGWVVGHSFIVYGPLMGGCSAIFFEGKPIKTPDAGTFWRVIDEYRVNSMFCAPTAFRAIRKEDPEGALAKKYDLSSLNWVFVAGEKLDSSTYGWLDALLQVPVIDHWWQTETGWPMTAPMMGWDNPSAARLGSTNKPIPGYDIQVVDGEGQRVGPNETGNIVVTLPMPPGVAWDIWNQPQRFTDSYLTAFPGYYHTGDGGFKDEDGYVYITGRTDDVINVSGHRLSTGEMEEVVSSHPAVAECAVIGVNDPLKGQVPAGLIVLKAGEEVDESQLEAELVQMVRDQVGALACFRRAIVVQRLPKTRSGKILRAIIRKIAANDQYKMPSTIDDESILAEITEMMDRAGMLRS, translated from the coding sequence ATGGGTTACAACGACGAATACCGGGCTGCACAGCAGAACCCCGAAGCATATTGGGCTGAGCAGGCTAAACGCATCAACTGGTTTAAACAACCTGAAACGATCCTCAAAAAAACGCCTAATGGCACCTTTTGCTGGTATCCGGATGGCGAACTGAACAGTTGTTATCTGGCGCTGGATCAGCATTTGGAAACCCGGGGTGATCAGGTGGCACTCTATTACGATTCACCGGCGACCAACAGTAAGCAACAGATTACCTACCGCGAACTGCATCAGAAAGTTGCACTGTTCGCCGGGAGTATGAAGCGCCTGGGTGTCAGCAAAGGAGACACCGTTGTTATCTATATGCCGATGATTCCGGAAGCAGCAGTGGCGATGCTCGCCTGCGCCCGGTTAGGCGCGGTGCACTCGGTGGTGTTCGGTGGCTTTGCTGCCAATGAGATGGCGATCCGTATCGACGATGCGAAACCCAAACTGATTCTGACCGCATCCTGCGGTATCGAATTTGATAAGAAAATTGCCTATAAACCCCTGGTCGATAAAGCCATTGATCTGGCAACCCATCAGCCTGAGTATACTATTGTCTGTCAGCGGCCTATGTTGCAGGCAGAGATGAATCCGGAACGTGACCTGGACTGGTATGCGTGCCAGCAAGGCGCTGAGCCTGCCGATTGTGTCCCGGTGAAAGGCAGTGATCCCCTCTATATACTCTATACGTCCGGCACCACCGGTGCGCCGAAAGGGATCGTGCGGGATAACGGTGGTCACGCAGTAGCGCTCAACTATGCCCTGCACAATGTTTATGGCATGAACCCTGGTGATGTCTGGTGGGGAGCGTCTGATATCGGTTGGGTGGTCGGTCACTCCTTTATTGTTTACGGTCCGCTGATGGGCGGTTGCAGTGCGATATTTTTTGAAGGCAAACCTATTAAAACGCCTGATGCCGGAACCTTCTGGCGGGTCATCGATGAGTATCGGGTTAACTCGATGTTTTGTGCCCCCACCGCATTCCGGGCGATCCGTAAGGAAGATCCGGAAGGCGCGCTGGCGAAAAAATATGATCTTTCCAGTCTCAACTGGGTGTTTGTTGCCGGTGAAAAACTGGACTCTTCAACCTACGGCTGGCTTGATGCTCTGCTGCAGGTGCCGGTGATCGATCACTGGTGGCAGACCGAGACCGGCTGGCCGATGACCGCACCGATGATGGGCTGGGATAATCCTTCAGCTGCCCGGCTGGGGTCAACCAATAAACCGATTCCCGGCTACGATATTCAGGTTGTCGATGGCGAAGGTCAGCGGGTCGGGCCGAATGAAACCGGCAATATCGTGGTGACCCTGCCGATGCCACCTGGTGTTGCCTGGGATATCTGGAATCAGCCGCAACGCTTTACTGATTCCTATCTCACTGCTTTTCCGGGCTACTATCATACCGGCGATGGTGGTTTTAAAGATGAAGATGGCTACGTGTACATTACCGGGCGTACCGATGACGTGATCAATGTGTCGGGGCATCGCCTTTCAACCGGTGAGATGGAGGAGGTGGTGTCTTCCCATCCGGCCGTTGCTGAGTGCGCCGTCATCGGTGTTAACGATCCTCTCAAAGGACAGGTGCCCGCCGGACTGATTGTATTGAAAGCCGGAGAAGAGGTGGATGAGTCACAGCTGGAGGCTGAGCTGGTACAGATGGTGCGCGATCAGGTCGGGGCTCTGGCCTGCTTTCGTCGGGCTATCGTGGTTCAGCGTCTGCCGAAAACCCGTTCGGGTAAAATACTGCGGGCAATCATCCGTAAAATTGCTGCGAACGATCAATATAAGATGCCGTCGACGATTGATGACGAGAGCATTCTCGCCGAGATTACGGAGATGATGGATCGCGCCGGGATGTTGCGATCCTGA
- the mmsB gene encoding 3-hydroxyisobutyrate dehydrogenase — MATIGFIGLGNMGGPMAINLLKAGHEVKAFDLSQAAVEHVVSEGGIAAASAVDAATGADCVISMLPAGVHVEGLYLTGEAPLLDVVSDSALIIDSSTIDAATAQRVSAAAAERGLSFIDAPVSGGVGGAIAGTLAFMVGATDEQFTKAKPILECMGKNIFHAGQSGAGQIAKACNNMMLSILMAGTSEALNMGMKNGLDPAVLSEIMKQSSGNNWALQVYNPVPGVMDGVPSSNNYQGGFQVDLMFKDLGLAMELSQQSNSPVPMGSAARSLFSLHKSKGNGGLDFSSILKLYQDS; from the coding sequence ATGGCAACTATCGGATTTATCGGTCTGGGCAACATGGGCGGCCCCATGGCGATCAACCTGCTTAAAGCAGGTCATGAAGTAAAGGCGTTTGACCTGTCTCAGGCAGCAGTAGAGCACGTAGTATCAGAGGGCGGCATTGCCGCTGCATCAGCGGTTGATGCGGCCACCGGTGCTGATTGTGTTATCTCCATGCTGCCTGCCGGGGTGCATGTTGAGGGGCTTTACCTGACAGGGGAGGCACCGCTGCTGGATGTGGTCTCTGACAGTGCGCTGATTATTGATTCCTCAACCATTGATGCGGCGACCGCTCAGCGGGTGTCTGCGGCAGCGGCGGAACGGGGACTGAGCTTTATTGATGCACCGGTATCCGGTGGTGTCGGTGGCGCTATCGCGGGTACGCTGGCGTTTATGGTCGGCGCAACCGATGAGCAGTTTACTAAGGCAAAACCGATTCTGGAATGCATGGGTAAGAACATCTTTCATGCCGGTCAGAGCGGCGCAGGCCAGATAGCCAAAGCCTGCAATAATATGATGCTGTCGATTCTGATGGCGGGTACCAGTGAAGCCCTGAATATGGGCATGAAAAATGGCCTCGATCCGGCGGTACTCTCTGAAATCATGAAGCAGAGCTCAGGCAATAACTGGGCGCTGCAGGTCTATAACCCGGTCCCGGGGGTAATGGATGGAGTGCCTTCTTCAAATAACTATCAAGGCGGTTTTCAGGTCGATCTGATGTTTAAGGATCTGGGACTGGCGATGGAGCTGAGTCAGCAAAGTAACTCTCCGGTGCCGATGGGATCAGCCGCGCGCTCACTGTTCTCGCTGCATAAGTCAAAAGGCAATGGTGGCCTGGATTTCTCCAGTATTTTGAAGCTCTATCAGGACAGCTGA
- a CDS encoding enoyl-CoA hydratase/isomerase family protein — MSCVLFNEYPTRDGKKIVEIRLNVERTLNALSLDMIDLIQPKLDQWKTDDAVVAVLLDSAGEKAFCAGGDVVNLYKSMSGEGDPEFPTDFFTREYILDYTIHTYPKPIICWGHGIVMGGGMGLMNGCSHRIVTEKTHMAMPEVTIGLYPDVGGSWFLNHMPGRTGLFLGLTGNPMNAADALFLGLADRFIAAELRSQMIEGLQSENWGGCAYAATNRVLRELEDASQEAFNPDSPVQNHYGFIQQITDTDSLPELVEGLLAVDSDDKWIKRAQKAISHGSPLAIHIIKQQMDVTKQMSLKQVFESEMILSVQCCKHREFPEGVRALLVDKDGAPQWTYKTVDEVDPAFVDQFFVSPWEVNPLASL, encoded by the coding sequence ATGAGCTGTGTATTGTTTAATGAATACCCGACCCGTGATGGCAAAAAGATTGTTGAGATCAGGCTGAACGTTGAGCGCACTCTGAATGCGCTGTCGCTGGATATGATCGACCTGATTCAGCCAAAGCTGGATCAGTGGAAAACCGATGATGCGGTAGTGGCTGTGCTTCTCGACAGCGCTGGAGAGAAAGCATTCTGTGCCGGTGGAGACGTAGTTAACCTCTACAAGTCGATGAGCGGCGAGGGGGATCCGGAATTTCCAACCGATTTCTTTACCCGGGAATATATTCTCGATTACACCATCCACACCTACCCTAAGCCGATTATCTGTTGGGGTCATGGCATCGTCATGGGCGGTGGTATGGGGCTGATGAACGGCTGTAGCCACCGTATCGTTACTGAAAAAACCCATATGGCAATGCCGGAGGTCACCATTGGCCTCTATCCGGATGTCGGAGGCAGCTGGTTTTTGAATCATATGCCGGGGCGCACCGGACTGTTTCTGGGCCTGACCGGTAATCCGATGAATGCCGCCGATGCGCTGTTCCTCGGTCTGGCGGATCGTTTTATCGCGGCAGAACTGCGTAGCCAGATGATTGAGGGGCTGCAGAGTGAAAACTGGGGCGGTTGCGCGTATGCGGCAACCAACCGGGTGCTACGGGAACTGGAGGATGCTTCACAGGAAGCGTTTAATCCGGATTCTCCGGTACAGAATCACTACGGGTTCATTCAGCAAATTACTGATACTGATTCTCTGCCGGAGCTGGTTGAAGGGCTGTTGGCAGTCGACAGCGATGACAAGTGGATCAAACGGGCACAGAAAGCGATCAGTCATGGCAGTCCGCTGGCGATTCATATCATTAAGCAGCAGATGGATGTGACTAAGCAGATGTCACTGAAGCAAGTGTTTGAAAGTGAAATGATTCTGTCAGTGCAGTGCTGTAAGCACCGTGAGTTTCCCGAAGGTGTACGGGCACTGTTAGTGGATAAAGATGGCGCCCCGCAATGGACCTATAAGACAGTCGACGAGGTTGATCCGGCATTTGTTGATCAGTTTTTCGTATCCCCGTGGGAGGTTAACCCACTGGCGTCACTCTAA
- a CDS encoding enoyl-CoA hydratase produces MTEKLIVEKRGNIALLTMNNPPANTWTEESLKALKALVEELNADRNIYSLVITGQGEKFFSAGADLNLFADGDRSVARDMARYFGEAFETLSQFRGVSIAAINGFAMGGGLEVALACDIRIAEEQSQMALPEAKVGLLPCAGGTQNLTMLVGEGWTKRMILCGERIKAVKAQEIGLVEEVVPQGRALEKALELAANVAQQSPTAVASCKQLIQNNRTHHWDAGYILERELFVDLFFTEDQKEGVNAFLGKRAPEWKNR; encoded by the coding sequence ATGACTGAGAAGCTGATTGTTGAGAAGCGTGGCAATATCGCTTTATTAACCATGAATAATCCGCCCGCTAACACCTGGACCGAAGAGAGTCTGAAGGCCCTTAAAGCGCTGGTGGAAGAGCTGAATGCTGATCGTAATATTTATAGCCTGGTCATTACCGGTCAGGGAGAGAAGTTCTTTTCAGCCGGAGCTGACCTGAACCTGTTTGCTGACGGCGATCGCAGTGTCGCCCGGGATATGGCACGTTACTTTGGTGAAGCCTTTGAAACCCTCAGCCAGTTCCGGGGTGTTTCGATTGCTGCGATCAATGGTTTCGCCATGGGCGGCGGTCTGGAAGTCGCACTGGCCTGTGATATTCGTATTGCTGAAGAGCAGTCACAGATGGCACTGCCGGAAGCAAAAGTAGGATTGCTGCCCTGTGCCGGTGGTACCCAGAATCTCACCATGCTGGTGGGTGAGGGGTGGACCAAGCGGATGATCCTTTGCGGTGAACGCATTAAAGCGGTCAAAGCTCAGGAGATCGGTCTGGTGGAAGAGGTTGTGCCTCAGGGACGGGCGCTGGAAAAAGCGCTCGAGCTGGCGGCGAATGTGGCTCAACAAAGCCCGACGGCGGTGGCGTCCTGTAAGCAACTGATCCAGAACAACCGTACCCATCACTGGGATGCCGGTTATATTCTAGAACGGGAGCTGTTTGTCGATCTGTTCTTTACCGAAGATCAGAAAGAGGGGGTGAATGCCTTTCTTGGTAAACGTGCCCCCGAATGGAAAAACCGTTAA
- a CDS encoding acyl-CoA dehydrogenase family protein: MDFELNEEQVAFADMARAFAQNELEPNAGEWDLHQTFPVDVLKAAGELGFCGLYSHEDVGGLGLSRLDSSIIFEQLAMGCTSTTAFITIHNMATWMISEFGAEDVRQQWCPQLTAGEKLASYCLTEPNAGSDAGSLKTSARRDGDDYLLNGSKIFISGAGATDCLVVMARTGAEGAKGISAFAVDAKLPGITYGRKEEKMGWNSQPTRMITFEDVRIPASAILGQEGDGFRIAMRGLDGGRINIATCSVGTAQQALNKATEYMHERKQFGQSLANFQALQFKLANAATELVAARQMVRMAASRLDNNHPDKTTYCAMAKRFATDVGYNVADEALQIFGGNGYIKEYPMERFLRDNRVHRILEGTNEIMNVIIARRLLMQNASELL; the protein is encoded by the coding sequence ATGGATTTTGAACTGAATGAGGAACAGGTGGCGTTTGCTGATATGGCTCGCGCGTTTGCTCAGAATGAACTGGAACCCAATGCCGGTGAGTGGGATCTGCATCAGACCTTTCCTGTTGATGTGCTGAAAGCCGCGGGGGAGCTCGGCTTTTGCGGCCTGTATTCCCATGAGGATGTCGGCGGTCTGGGCCTGAGCCGGTTAGATTCCAGCATTATCTTTGAACAACTGGCGATGGGGTGCACTTCGACCACCGCCTTTATCACGATCCATAATATGGCCACCTGGATGATCTCCGAGTTTGGCGCAGAAGATGTGCGTCAGCAGTGGTGTCCGCAGCTGACCGCCGGTGAGAAGCTGGCCTCTTACTGTCTGACGGAACCCAATGCCGGTTCCGATGCCGGTTCATTGAAAACCTCTGCCCGCCGTGATGGTGATGACTATCTGTTGAATGGCAGCAAAATCTTTATCTCCGGTGCCGGTGCAACCGACTGTCTGGTGGTGATGGCGCGCACCGGAGCGGAGGGCGCAAAAGGGATCTCCGCCTTTGCGGTTGATGCCAAATTACCCGGCATCACTTATGGCCGTAAAGAGGAGAAGATGGGCTGGAATAGTCAGCCAACCCGGATGATTACCTTTGAGGATGTGCGTATTCCGGCTTCTGCAATTCTTGGTCAGGAAGGCGATGGCTTCAGGATCGCGATGCGGGGACTGGATGGCGGGCGTATCAATATTGCCACCTGTTCGGTAGGAACCGCCCAGCAGGCGTTGAATAAAGCCACCGAGTATATGCATGAGCGTAAGCAGTTTGGCCAGTCGCTGGCAAACTTTCAGGCGTTGCAGTTTAAGCTGGCCAACGCTGCCACCGAGCTGGTGGCTGCCCGGCAGATGGTGCGCATGGCGGCATCCCGTCTGGATAATAACCATCCGGATAAAACCACCTACTGTGCCATGGCGAAGCGTTTTGCCACTGATGTAGGCTATAACGTTGCCGATGAAGCACTGCAGATTTTTGGTGGTAATGGCTATATCAAAGAGTATCCGATGGAACGCTTCCTGCGGGATAACCGGGTGCACCGGATTCTTGAAGGCACCAACGAAATTATGAATGTCATTATTGCTCGCCGGTTGTTAATGCAGAATGCGTCCGAGCTGCTGTAA
- a CDS encoding CoA-acylating methylmalonate-semialdehyde dehydrogenase, with protein sequence MTQQVPLLINGELVQSHSENWIPVTNPATQEVIAQVPCATADEVDQAVEAAKAAFESWKETPVGERARLMLRYQALLKENHDQIAELLSQETGKTFEDAKGDVWRGIEVVEHACNIASLSMGETVENVARKIDCYSITQPLGVCVGITPFNFPAMIPLWMFPMAIACGNTFVLKPSEQDPLTPMRLAELFKEAGAPDGLLQVVHGTKDVVDQLLTHKDTPAISFVGSVAVGEHIYRTGTDKMKRVQAFAGAKNHMVIMPDAAKNQVVNSIAGASVGAAGQRCMAISVAVFVGNSREWIPEVRDALAKVRPGAWNDPEAGYGPQINPQAKEKVLGFIQQGKDAGADCILDGSDVVVEGYPDGNWVGPTMFRNVTTDMSIYQEEIFGPVLIALEVDTIEEAIALINENPYGNGTSIFTSSGAAARKYQHEIKVGQVGINVPVPVPLPMFSFTGWRKSFYGDQHAYGKQAVKFYTETKTVTARWFEDDIDTGVNTTIHLK encoded by the coding sequence ATGACTCAGCAAGTCCCTCTACTGATCAATGGTGAACTGGTTCAGAGCCACAGTGAAAACTGGATTCCGGTGACAAACCCCGCAACTCAGGAAGTAATTGCCCAGGTGCCTTGTGCCACCGCGGATGAAGTGGATCAGGCAGTTGAAGCGGCTAAAGCCGCATTTGAATCCTGGAAAGAGACTCCTGTGGGAGAGCGTGCCCGTCTGATGCTGCGCTATCAGGCGTTGCTGAAAGAGAATCACGATCAGATTGCTGAGTTACTGTCACAGGAAACCGGCAAGACCTTTGAAGATGCCAAGGGTGATGTATGGCGTGGTATCGAGGTAGTGGAACATGCCTGCAATATTGCTTCCCTGAGCATGGGTGAGACCGTTGAGAACGTCGCCCGTAAGATCGACTGTTACAGCATCACCCAGCCGTTGGGTGTCTGTGTGGGGATTACCCCGTTTAACTTTCCGGCAATGATTCCCCTGTGGATGTTCCCGATGGCGATTGCCTGTGGTAACACCTTCGTCCTTAAACCCTCAGAGCAAGACCCGCTGACGCCGATGCGCCTTGCAGAACTGTTTAAAGAAGCGGGCGCTCCGGATGGTCTGCTGCAGGTTGTCCACGGCACGAAGGATGTTGTTGATCAGTTGCTGACCCACAAAGACACCCCTGCGATCTCTTTCGTCGGCTCGGTGGCTGTCGGTGAGCACATCTACCGTACCGGTACTGACAAAATGAAGCGGGTGCAGGCGTTTGCCGGTGCCAAGAACCATATGGTCATTATGCCGGATGCGGCAAAAAATCAGGTCGTTAACAGTATTGCCGGTGCCTCTGTTGGCGCAGCAGGGCAGCGCTGTATGGCAATTTCTGTTGCAGTATTCGTGGGTAATTCCCGGGAGTGGATCCCGGAAGTACGCGATGCCCTGGCTAAAGTCCGTCCTGGTGCCTGGAATGATCCTGAAGCGGGATATGGTCCGCAGATCAATCCTCAGGCTAAAGAGAAAGTGCTTGGCTTTATTCAGCAGGGTAAAGATGCCGGTGCTGACTGCATTCTGGATGGTTCAGATGTCGTGGTAGAGGGCTATCCGGATGGTAACTGGGTTGGCCCGACGATGTTCCGTAACGTGACTACTGATATGTCCATCTATCAGGAAGAGATCTTCGGACCGGTGCTGATCGCCCTGGAAGTGGATACCATTGAAGAAGCGATTGCGCTGATCAACGAAAATCCCTACGGTAACGGTACCTCAATCTTCACCTCATCCGGTGCCGCTGCCCGTAAGTATCAGCACGAGATCAAAGTGGGTCAGGTCGGTATCAACGTGCCGGTACCCGTGCCTCTGCCAATGTTCTCTTTCACCGGCTGGAGAAAGTCGTTCTACGGTGATCAGCATGCGTATGGCAAGCAGGCGGTGAAGTTCTACACCGAAACTAAGACCGTTACGGCGCGCTGGTTTGAGGATGATATTGATACGGGTGTTAACACAACCATCCATCTGAAGTAA